From one Brachypodium distachyon strain Bd21 chromosome 4, Brachypodium_distachyon_v3.0, whole genome shotgun sequence genomic stretch:
- the LOC100832079 gene encoding thiosulfate/3-mercaptopyruvate sulfurtransferase 2 isoform X2, with protein MAASLLSRAASAAFALRGHALLPKGRVGWAARAAEGVGFGSVCRAPLLFGIAARCNATSSAVSEAAAAAGASSSGIHAVPRTEPVVSAEWLHANLRDPDVKVLDASWYMPAEQRNPLQEYQVAHIPGALFFDVDGISDRASNLPHMLPSEKAFSAAVSSLGIYNKDGIVVYDGKGLFSAARVWWMFRAYGHDKVWVLDGGLPQWRASGYDVESSASSDAILKASAASEAIEKVYQGHSVGPSTFEAQLQPHLLWNLDQVKENIDAQTHQLIDARGKPRFDGAVPEPRKGIRSGHVPGSKCIPFPQVLDSSQKLLPPDELLKRFEQEGISLDQPLVTSCGTGVTACILALGLHRLGKTDVAVYDGSWTEWGAHPDTPVATAV; from the exons ATGGCGGCCTCCCTCCTCTCGCGCGCGGCATCCGCGGCCTTCGCCCTCCGCGGccacgccctcctccccaag GGCAGAGTCGGATGGGCtgcgcgcgcggcggagggcgTCGGGTTCGGCTCCGTCTGCAGGGCGCCGCTGCTGTTCGGGATCGCGGCGCGCTGCAACGCCACGTCGTCGGCGGTctccgaggccgccgccgccgccggcgcgtcTTCCTCGGGAATACACGCGGTGCCGCGTACCGAGCCCGTCGTGTCCGCCGAGTGGCTCCACGCCAACCTCAGGGACCCCGACGTCAAG GTACTTGACGCCTCTTGGTATATGCCTGCGGAACAAAGGAATCCACTTCAGGAATACCAG GTGGCTCATATACCAGGCGCATTGTTCTTTGATGTTGATGGAATATCTGACAGAGCATCTAAT ctgccacatatgctgCCATCTGAAAAGGCATTTTCTGCTGCTGTGTCTTCTCTTGGCATCTACAACAAAGATGGAATCGTAGTGTACGATGGAAAGGGGCTATTTAGTGCTGCTCGTGTTTGGTG GATGTTTCGTGCTTATGGACATGACAAAGTTTGGGTGTTGGATGGAGGTTTGCCCCAATGGCGTGCTTCTGGGTATGACGTGGAATCAAGCGCCTCTAGTGATGCTATCTTGAAAGCCAGTGCTGCTAGTGAAGCAATCGAGAAAGTCTATCAGGGACATTCG GTTGGCCCCTCCACATTTGAAGCACAGTTGCAGCCTCATCTTCTTTGGAATCTCGATCAG GTGAAAGAGAATATTGATGCTCAGACACATCAACTTATAGATGCTCGAGGGAAGCCTAG GTTTGATGGCGCAGTTCCAGAGCCACGCAAGGGAATAAGAAGTGGGCATGTGCCTGGGAGCAAATGCATTCCTTTTCCCCAG GTGCTGGACAGTTCACAGAAGCTATTGCCTCCAGATGAGCTCCTTAAACGATTTGAGCAAGAAG GTATATCACTTGATCAACCCCTTGTGACCTCTTGTGGCACTGGTGTCACAGCATGTATATTAGCGTTG GGCCTTCACCGCCTCGGCAAAACTGATGTTGCAGTATATGATGGATCATGGACTGAATGGGGTGCTCACCCTGACACACCAGTTGCTACTGCTGTTTAG
- the LOC100838229 gene encoding uncharacterized protein LOC100838229 gives MAEADDAQAQSRAHPPAAPPPTEVSGEPIRSPQVGAPNAAAPMFPLMYPMIMPGLYSQQAINNQAQGPGIYAIQENQFTGAMGGYAPKTFIPLAYNIPTESIGAVAGEEQGQDARQQNGPQRQVVVRRFHFAFQLDLALIIKLAAVVFLFSQEGSKQRLFLLILFASLIYLYQTGAITPFLRWLQRAGGVAARPPQAPANRAPVAAQNDANDQPPGGNLADPANPDQAVENQEPGAAAGNENGQQGADGEGNRRSWLGGILKEVQLVVVGFVASLLPGFQHND, from the exons ATGGCGGAAGCCGACGACGCCCAAGCCCAGAGCCGCGCCCAcccgccggcggccccgccgccgacggaggTGTCGGGCGAGCCGATCCGGTCGCCCCAG GTCGGCGCTCCAAATGCCGCTGCTCCGATGTTTCCGCTCATGTACCCGATGATTATGCCAGGACTGTACTCCCAGCAGGCTATAAATAATCAGGCGCAGGGTCCAGGGATATATGCCATACAGGAGAATCAATTCACGGGGGCGATGGGCGGCTACGCTCCAAAAACATTCATACCGCTCGCTTACAACATACCAAC TGAAAGCATTGGTGCAGTGGCTGGTGAAGAGCAAGGACAGGATGCCAGGCAGCAAAATGGCCCTCAAAGACAAGTTGTTGTGAGAAGGTTTCACTTTGCTTTTCAGCTTGACCTGGCTCTGATCATCAAGTTAGCAGCAGTGGTCTTTTTGTTTAGCCAAGAAGGATCAAAACAACGGCTGTTTCTTCTCATACTGTTCGCGTCTCTGATTTATTT ATATCAAACTGGAGCAATTACACCGTTTTTAAGATGGCTCCAGCGAGCGGGAGGTGTGGCTGCTCGTCCACCACAGGCTCCCGCAAACCGTGCTCCTGTGGCTGCCCAAAATGATGCCAATGATCAACCACCTG GGGGAAATCTCGCAGATCCTGCAAACCCTGACCAAGCCGTGGAGAACCAGGAaccaggagcagcagctggcaaCGAGAACGGGCAACAAGGGGCGGACGGAGAAGGAAACCGACGCAGCTGGCTCGGCGGCATCTTGAAAGAGGTCCAGTTGGTTGTCGTAGGGTTCGTCGCGTCGCTTCTTCCTGGTTTTCAGCACAATGACTAG
- the LOC100832079 gene encoding thiosulfate/3-mercaptopyruvate sulfurtransferase 2 isoform X1 yields MAASLLSRAASAAFALRGHALLPKESLLPLLLVILILNAPGTLPAGRVGWAARAAEGVGFGSVCRAPLLFGIAARCNATSSAVSEAAAAAGASSSGIHAVPRTEPVVSAEWLHANLRDPDVKVLDASWYMPAEQRNPLQEYQVAHIPGALFFDVDGISDRASNLPHMLPSEKAFSAAVSSLGIYNKDGIVVYDGKGLFSAARVWWMFRAYGHDKVWVLDGGLPQWRASGYDVESSASSDAILKASAASEAIEKVYQGHSVGPSTFEAQLQPHLLWNLDQVKENIDAQTHQLIDARGKPRFDGAVPEPRKGIRSGHVPGSKCIPFPQVLDSSQKLLPPDELLKRFEQEGISLDQPLVTSCGTGVTACILALGLHRLGKTDVAVYDGSWTEWGAHPDTPVATAV; encoded by the exons ATGGCGGCCTCCCTCCTCTCGCGCGCGGCATCCGCGGCCTTCGCCCTCCGCGGccacgccctcctccccaagGAATCGCTCCTTCCCTTACTCCTCgtcatcctcatcctcaacGCCCCCGGCACGCTCCCCGCG GGCAGAGTCGGATGGGCtgcgcgcgcggcggagggcgTCGGGTTCGGCTCCGTCTGCAGGGCGCCGCTGCTGTTCGGGATCGCGGCGCGCTGCAACGCCACGTCGTCGGCGGTctccgaggccgccgccgccgccggcgcgtcTTCCTCGGGAATACACGCGGTGCCGCGTACCGAGCCCGTCGTGTCCGCCGAGTGGCTCCACGCCAACCTCAGGGACCCCGACGTCAAG GTACTTGACGCCTCTTGGTATATGCCTGCGGAACAAAGGAATCCACTTCAGGAATACCAG GTGGCTCATATACCAGGCGCATTGTTCTTTGATGTTGATGGAATATCTGACAGAGCATCTAAT ctgccacatatgctgCCATCTGAAAAGGCATTTTCTGCTGCTGTGTCTTCTCTTGGCATCTACAACAAAGATGGAATCGTAGTGTACGATGGAAAGGGGCTATTTAGTGCTGCTCGTGTTTGGTG GATGTTTCGTGCTTATGGACATGACAAAGTTTGGGTGTTGGATGGAGGTTTGCCCCAATGGCGTGCTTCTGGGTATGACGTGGAATCAAGCGCCTCTAGTGATGCTATCTTGAAAGCCAGTGCTGCTAGTGAAGCAATCGAGAAAGTCTATCAGGGACATTCG GTTGGCCCCTCCACATTTGAAGCACAGTTGCAGCCTCATCTTCTTTGGAATCTCGATCAG GTGAAAGAGAATATTGATGCTCAGACACATCAACTTATAGATGCTCGAGGGAAGCCTAG GTTTGATGGCGCAGTTCCAGAGCCACGCAAGGGAATAAGAAGTGGGCATGTGCCTGGGAGCAAATGCATTCCTTTTCCCCAG GTGCTGGACAGTTCACAGAAGCTATTGCCTCCAGATGAGCTCCTTAAACGATTTGAGCAAGAAG GTATATCACTTGATCAACCCCTTGTGACCTCTTGTGGCACTGGTGTCACAGCATGTATATTAGCGTTG GGCCTTCACCGCCTCGGCAAAACTGATGTTGCAGTATATGATGGATCATGGACTGAATGGGGTGCTCACCCTGACACACCAGTTGCTACTGCTGTTTAG
- the LOC100824951 gene encoding LOW QUALITY PROTEIN: putative F-box/FBD/LRR-repeat protein At3g49480 (The sequence of the model RefSeq protein was modified relative to this genomic sequence to represent the inferred CDS: inserted 2 bases in 1 codon) gives MEMDAFMSLIYANLPEPPVSTAARLTALRGGAAPSDCVDRLSSLPDDLLRGIVSRLPAKDAARTATLASRWRGVWLSTPLVLVDTDLSSVAVPASSRPDAVADAVSRALAAHPGPFRCAHLVSTRMAAPQLKRWLRLLAAKGVQDLVLVNRPSLFDQMVPLPKTLFAISTLTRLYIGVWKFPDVAAGLSGTGASFPHLRELGICSVAMEDGDIEVVVARSPVLVILNIHGSMSGTRLRLVSHSLRCLQIYVAAMASIDVVDAPRLERFIMSESLNPAVGSCTRVKIGDAPKLSLFGXIRDTVIMAGIKPSASMMLTSVKTLSLKVRFGVLDDVKMLASFLRCFPNVEALHIMSVKCDRSTGKLNLVRFWGKAGPIVSVMLRIKVMTFREYRAEQDELAFLQYIFQSTRVLKFTSVSLANSIFTSLSVKEMSSTLDWS, from the exons ATGGAGATGGACGCCTTCATGTCGCTCATCTACGCCAATCTCCCGGAGCCGCCCgtctccaccgccgcccgcctcaccgcgctccgcggcggcgccgccccctCCGACTGCGTCGACCGCCTCAGCAGCCTCCCCGACGACCTCCTCCGCGGCATCGTCTCCCGCCTCCCGGCCAAGGacgccgcccgcaccgccaCCCTCGCCTCCCGCTGGCGCGGGGTCTGGCTCTCCACGCCGCTCGTCCTCGTCGACACCGACCTCTCCAGCGTCGCCGTCCCCGCCAGCTCGCGGCcggacgccgtcgccgacgccgtctcccgcgccctcgccgcgcacccgggcccCTTCCGCTGCGCCCACCTCGTTTCCACCCGCATGGCCGCGCCCCAGCTCAAGCGCtggctccgcctcctcgccgccaagGGCGTCCAGGACCTCGTCCTCGTCAACCGCCCGTCGCTGTTTGACCAGATGGTGCCCCTCCCCAAGACGCTATTCGCCATCTCCACCCTCACCCGCCTCTACATCGGCGTCTGGAAGTTCCCCGACGTGGCGGCCGGCCTCTCTGGCACCGGCGCCTCTTTCCCCCACCTCCGCGAGCTCGGCATCTGCAGTGTCGCCATGGAGGACGGAGACATCGAGGTCGTCGTCGCCAGGAGCCCAGTCCTGGTGATCCTCAACATCCATGGGAGCATGAGCGGGACGCGTCTCCGCCTCGTCAGCCACAGCCTCCGGTGCCTGCAGATCTACGTTGCTGCCATGGCGAGCATCGACGTCGTGGATGCCCCGCGTCTCGAGCGCTTCATCATGTCGGAAAGTCTCAACCCTGCAGTTGGATCCTGCACCAGGGTCAAGATTGGTGATGCCCCCAAGCTGAGCTTGTTCGG GATCCGAGACACCGTTATCATG GCTGGGATTAAACCGAGTGCAAGCATGATGCTCACAAGCGTGAAGACCCTGAGTTTGAAGGTGCGTTTCGGAGTCCTCGATGATGTCAAGATGTTGGCCTCCTTCCTCAGATGCTTTCCCAATGTTGAGGCGCTGCATATTATG TCTGTAAAATGTGATCGATCCACTGGCAAGCTCAACCTGGTCAGGTTCTGGGGAAAGGCCGGCCCCATTGTAAGTGTGATGTTGCGCATCAAGGTGATGACATTTCGTGAGTACCGCGCAGAGCAAGATGAGCTTGCCTTCCTCCAGTACATCTTTCAGAGCACACGGGTGCTGAAGTTTACATCGGTTTCCTTGGCCAATTCAATATTCACTTCACTGTCTGTAAAGGAGATGTCTTCTACCTTAGACtggtcatag